A single window of Apodemus sylvaticus chromosome 4, mApoSyl1.1, whole genome shotgun sequence DNA harbors:
- the B3galnt1 gene encoding UDP-GalNAc:beta-1,3-N-acetylgalactosaminyltransferase 1, protein MAPAVLTTLPNRMSLRSLKWSLLLLSLLSFLVMWYLSLPHYNVIERVNWMYFYEYEPIYRQDFRFTLREHSNCSHQNPFLVILVTSRPSDVKARQAIRVTWGEKKSWWGYEVLTFFLLGQQAEREDNTLALSLEDEHVLYGDIIRQDFLDTYNNLTLKTIMAFRWVIEFCPNAKYVMKTDTDVFINTGNLVKYLLNLNHSEKFFTGYPLIDNYSYRGFFHKNHISYQEYPFKVFPPYCSGLGYIMSGDLVPRIYEMMSHVKPIKFEDVYVGICLSLLKVDIHVPEDTNLFFLFRIHLDVCQLRRVIAAHGFSSKEIITFWQVMLRNTTCHY, encoded by the coding sequence ATGGCCCCGGCGGTCCTGACTACCCTTCCCAATAGGATGTCGCTGAGATCCCTCAAATGGAGCCTcctgctgctgtccctgctgaGCTTCCTGGTGATGTGGTACCTCAGCCTTCCCCACTACAATGTGATCGAGCGTGTGAACTGGATGTACTTCTATGAGTATGAGCCAATTTACAGACAAGACTTCCGCTTCACGCTCCGGGAACATTCGAACTGCTCTCATCAGAACCCATTCCTGGTCATCCTGGTGACCTCGCGCCCCTCAGATGTGAAAGCCAGACAAGCCATTAGGGTCACTTGGGGTGAGAAAAAGTCCTGGTGGGGATACGAGGTCCTCACGTTTTTCTTACTAGGCCAGCAGGCTGAAAGGGAAGACAACACTTTAGCATTGTCCTTGGAGGACGAACACGTTCTCTATGGCGATATTATACGGCAAGACTTTTTAGATACATATAATAACTTGACCTTGAAAACTATTATGGCTTTCAGATGGGTAATTGAATTTTGCCCCAATGCCAAGTATGTCATGAAAACAGACACCGATGTTTTCATCAACACTGGCAATTTAGTCAAGTATCTTTTAAACCTAAACCACTCGGAGAAGTTTTTCACAGGTTATCCTCTAATTGATAACTATTCCTATAGAGGATTTTTCCATAAAAACCACATTTCATACCAAGAGTACCCTTTCAAGGTGTTCCCTCCCTACTGCAGTGGACTGGGCTACATCATGTCGGGTGACCTGGTGCCCAGGATCTACGAGATGATGAGTCATGTGAAACCCATCAAGTTTGAGGACGTCTATGTCGGCATCTGTCTGAGTTTGTTAAAAGTGGACATTCATGTTCCAGAAGACAcaaatcttttctttctgttcagaaTACACCTGGATGTATGTCAGCTCCGACGCGTGATTGCAGCCCATGGCTTCTCTTCCAAGGAGATCATCACATTTTGGCAGGTCATGCTGAGGAACACCACGTGCCATTATTAA